In Prunus dulcis chromosome 1, ALMONDv2, whole genome shotgun sequence, the following are encoded in one genomic region:
- the LOC117622891 gene encoding uncharacterized protein LOC117622891 has product MGSQAMSALAPFSPWIPEDDILLKNAVEAGASLESLAKGAVHFSRRFTICELQDRWYSLLYDPVVSANASARMVEFECSTPTLPIDRPGNSKENKCESGKRKAESVRSSYYALRKRICNEPFNSMGLNFLVQPSNNNYVGNEDEPLYLNCMTGDPTPIGLERSDMDTLQNLMDGGAATGGVVTADTFHTGLQITAENDFHMEQDNIHEEVPHILGDNMPFTRNGSEVEEFNQPKELPECSLFNADDLGMEPPYTLDQINGDNGNMCTKFEGNQAFNSSVSDNGASFHNLEYSSPLPGMPIWRTGAKPAMPVDVDVDLGENDLCTSDTFELPDDIDANNTRTSGYDVQLGMEVKADMPCGDFKSAAAPASTEGYLAELSNSLLNFTNEELMLMTADGKDVIDKSYYDGLSSLLLSSPNDDARQEETIDITEPETSVTPVMYSMNPSSSDPVVVDDTKGSQNADEHMACHSETLMQSSSTASNYQYPELKDGVICCTLNTEDLEIPCNDDVFLPNHVLQSSTFSEVEWDLQEVNKLISSSSNDLPVNQRNSDIGPCFMRTEKKKPGEPHRSSPIKGSHRLQEMDPNPPLDNFGVKFELSKTDPSEVASKNPGHVSEGLGQIYSANPNTNPVPGILKEETRQNILAKRLSYNSTELHMEKPDLDYNSFKSCPQTNARVRKQELDPTATSRDHEALHAEVMPEHNAVSEPELSPRTSNQLGLFESDDDVPCYSDIEAMILDMDLDPDDQDLYSREEVSRYQHEDTKRRIIRLEQGAYSYLQRAIASHGAFAILYGRHSKHYIKKPEVLLGRATEDAIVDIDLGREGRGNKISRQQAMIKMDKGGSFYLKNLGKCSISVNSKEVAPRQSLSLSSSCLIEIRGMPFIFETNQTRVKQYMDSVTKVSSKKE; this is encoded by the exons ATGGGCAGTCAAGCCATGAGTGCTCTTGCTCCATTCTCTCCTTGGATTCCCGAGGATGATATTTTGCTCAAGAACGCGGTTGAG GCTGGTGCTTCTTTGGAGTCACTTGCTAAAGGGGCAGTGCATTTTTCTCGAAGATTTACTATTTGTGAACTGCAAGATCGGTGGTATTCTCTCCTATACGATCCGGTTGTTTCTGCCAATGCTTCTGCTCGCATGGTTGAGTTCGAGTGTTCCACTCCAACTCTCCCTATAGATAGACCaggaaattcaaaagaaaacaaatgtgaATCTGGAAAGAGAAAAGCTGAAAGTGTACGCAGTAGTTACTATGCTCTGCGTAAAAGGATCTGCAATGAGCCATTTAACTCCATGGgccttaattttcttgttcaACCCAGTAATAATAATTATGTTGGAAATGAAGATGAGCCTCTTTATTTAAATTGCATGACTGGAGATCCGACCCCTATTGGCCTTGAGAGGTCAGATATGGATACTCTTCAAAATCTGATGGATGGTGGTGCTGCCACTGGTGGTGTAGTTACTGCTGATACCTTTCATACAGGACTCCAGATTACAGCTGAAAATGATTTTCATATGGAACAGGATAATATACATGAAGAAGTTCCTCACATTCTTGGAGACAATATGCCCTTCACAAGGAATGGATCTGAGGTGGAGGAATTCAATCAGCCAAAGGAATTGCCAGAGTGCAGCCTGTTCAATGCTGATGACTTAGGAATGGAACCTCCGTATACACTTGATCAAATTAATGGTGACAATGGAAATATGTGCACAAAGTTTGAAGGGAATCAAGCCTTTAATTCATCCGTTTCAGACAATGGTGCATCGTTTCACAACTTGGAGTACTCATCTCCACTTCCTGGGATGCCTATCTGGAGAACAGGTGCAAAACCAGCTATGCCAGTTGATGTTGATGTTGATCTTGGTGAAAATGATCTATGCACCAGCGATACTTTTGAACTTCCTGATGATATTGATGCTAACAACACAAGAACATCAGGGTATGATGTTCAACTGGGGATGGAGGTGAAAGCTGACATGCCATGTGGTGATTTCAAAAGTGCAGCAGCTCCTGCGAGTACTGAAGGTTATTTGGCAGAGTTGTCCAATTCACTTTTAAACTTTACTAATGAGGAGCTCATGCTCATGACTGCTGATGGAAAAGACGTGATTGATAAGTCTTACTATGATGGCCTGAGCTCACTTTTGTTAAGTTCACCAAATGATGATGCTCGTCAAGAAGAGACGATTGATATAACTGAGCCAGAAACATCTGTAACTCCAGTGATGTATTCCATGAATCCATCTAGTTCGGATCCTGTAGTGGTAGATGACACTAAGGGGTCCCAAAATGCTGATGAACATATGGCTTGTCATTCGGAGACTCTTATGCAATCATCTTCAACAGCTTCAAACTATCAATATCCTGAACTGAAAGATGGAGTTATCTGCTGCACATTAAACACCGAGGACTTGGAAATTCCATGCAATGATGATGTTTTTCTACCAAATCATGTTCTTCAGTCATCAACTTTCTCTGAAGTAGAATGGGATTTGCAAGAAGTGAATAAGCTAATATCTTCATCCAGTAATGATTTACCTGTCAATCAAAGAAATAGTGACATAGGGCCGTGCTTTATGCgcacagagaaaaaaaagccTGGAGAACCTCATAGGTCTTCTCCGATTAAAGGATCACACCGCTTACAAGAAATGGATCCAAATCCTCCACTGGATAATTTTGGGGTTAAATTTGAGCTGTCCAAGACTGACCCCAGTGAAGTGGCTTCTAAGAATCCAGGTCATGTGAGTGAAGGTCTGGGTCAGATTTATTCAGCCAATCCAAATACAAATCCTGTACCTGGAATTCTGAAGGAAGAGACTAGACAAAATATATTGGCAAAGCGCCTCAGCTATAACTCAACTGAGCTTCATATGGAGAAGCCAGATCTTGATTATAATAGCTTTAAAAGCTGTCCTCAGACAAATGCTCGTGTTAGAAAACAGGAGCTTGATCCAACGGCTACAAGTAGAGATCATGAAGCATTACATGCAGAAGTGATGCCCGAGCATAATGCTGTCTCAGAACCAGAATTAAGCCCACGGACGTCAAATCAACTGGGGCTTTTTGAGAGTGATGATGATGTACCATGTTATTCGGATATAGAGGCAATG ATACTTGATATGGATTTGGATCCAGATGACCAGGACTTGTATTCTCGTGAGGAAG TCTCAAGATATCAGCATGAGGACACTAAGAGGAGAATCATAAGGCTGGAGCAGGGTGCTTATTCGTATTTGCAAAGAGCCATTGCATCTCATGGAGCATTTGCCATTTTGTACGGGCGTCATTCTAAGCATTATATTAAGAAGCCAGAG GTGTTATTGGGTAGAGCAACTGAAGATGCGATTGTTGACATTGACTTGGGAAGAGAAGGACGTGGTAATAAAATCTCTCGACAACAG GCAATGATAAAGATGGACAAAGGCGGATCTTTCTATCTGAAAAATCTTGGGAAGTGTTCAATCTCAGTAAATAGCAAGGAAGTAGCCCCTAGACAGAGTCTAAGCCTTAGTTCGAGCTGCTTGATTGAG
- the LOC117622898 gene encoding agamous-like MADS-box protein AP3 isoform X1: MILHLHQYCLYIDWSPTSKCEPISKPRMRLPRLNQSKFKPNPFPFLIESKAEREREMARGKIQIKRIENATNRQVTYSKRRNGLFKKAHELTVLCDATVSLIMVSNSGKIHEYISPSTTTKQFFDQFQKTKGVDIWSSHYEAMQEHLKKLKEVNRSLRKQIRQRVLGECLNDMSFDELRGVEQEMEGAVEVIRKRKIRMISNQIDTTKKKLRSATEINRNLREYDARDDPHYGLVKNGREDYESAFGYSSNGGPRIFA, translated from the exons ATGATACTCCATCTCCATCAATATTGTTTGTATATTGATTGGTCCCCCACATCGAAATGCGAACCAATTAGCAAACCCAGAATGAGATTGCCACGTTTGAACCAGTCCAAGTTTAAGCCTAAcccttttccatttttg ATTGAAAGcaaagcagagagagagagagagatggcgAGGGGTAAGATCCAGATCAAGAGGATAGAGAACGCGACCAATAGGCAGGTGACCTATTCCAAGAGAAGGAACGGGCTCTTCAAGAAGGCCCATGAGCTCACTGTTCTCTGCGATGCCACGGTTTCTCTCATCATGGTTTCAAATTCCGGAAAAATCCATGAATACATCAGCCCCTCCACCAC AACAAAGCAATTTTTCGACCAGTTCCAGAAGACTAAGGGAGTCGATATTTGGAGCTCGCACTATGAG GCAATGCAAGAGCATTTGAAGAAGCTGAAAGAGGTGAATAGGAGTCTGCGGAAGCAGATCAg GCAAAGGGTACTAGGTGAATGTTTGAACGATATGAGTTTTGATGAACTGCGTGGTGTTGAGCAAGAAATGGAAGGCGCTGTTGAAGTTATTCGCAAGCGCAAG ATTCGAATGATCTCTAACCAGATTGATACTACGAAGAAAAAG CTACGGAGTGCAACAGAAATTAACAGGAATCTCCGTGAATAT GATGCAAGGGACGACCCACATTATGGATTAGTTAAGAATGGAAGAGAGGATTATGAATCTGCTTTTGGCTACTCATCAAATGGAGGCCCTCGCATATTTGCTTAA
- the LOC117622898 gene encoding floral homeotic protein DEFICIENS isoform X3 translates to MARGKIQIKRIENATNRQVTYSKRRNGLFKKAHELTVLCDATVSLIMVSNSGKIHEYISPSTTTKQFFDQFQKTKGVDIWSSHYEAMQEHLKKLKEVNRSLRKQIRQRVLGECLNDMSFDELRGVEQEMEGAVEVIRKRKIRMISNQIDTTKKKLRSATEINRNLREYDARDDPHYGLVKNGREDYESAFGYSSNGGPRIFA, encoded by the exons atggcgAGGGGTAAGATCCAGATCAAGAGGATAGAGAACGCGACCAATAGGCAGGTGACCTATTCCAAGAGAAGGAACGGGCTCTTCAAGAAGGCCCATGAGCTCACTGTTCTCTGCGATGCCACGGTTTCTCTCATCATGGTTTCAAATTCCGGAAAAATCCATGAATACATCAGCCCCTCCACCAC AACAAAGCAATTTTTCGACCAGTTCCAGAAGACTAAGGGAGTCGATATTTGGAGCTCGCACTATGAG GCAATGCAAGAGCATTTGAAGAAGCTGAAAGAGGTGAATAGGAGTCTGCGGAAGCAGATCAg GCAAAGGGTACTAGGTGAATGTTTGAACGATATGAGTTTTGATGAACTGCGTGGTGTTGAGCAAGAAATGGAAGGCGCTGTTGAAGTTATTCGCAAGCGCAAG ATTCGAATGATCTCTAACCAGATTGATACTACGAAGAAAAAG CTACGGAGTGCAACAGAAATTAACAGGAATCTCCGTGAATAT GATGCAAGGGACGACCCACATTATGGATTAGTTAAGAATGGAAGAGAGGATTATGAATCTGCTTTTGGCTACTCATCAAATGGAGGCCCTCGCATATTTGCTTAA
- the LOC117622898 gene encoding agamous-like MADS-box protein AP3 isoform X2: protein MILHLHQYCLYIDWSPTSKCEPISKPRMRLPRLNQSKFKPNPFPFLIESKAEREREMARGKIQIKRIENATNRQVTYSKRRNGLFKKAHELTVLCDATVSLIMVSNSGKIHEYISPSTTTKQFFDQFQKTKGVDIWSSHYEAMQEHLKKLKEVNRSLRKQIRQRVLGECLNDMSFDELRGVEQEMEGAVEVIRKRKLRSATEINRNLREYDARDDPHYGLVKNGREDYESAFGYSSNGGPRIFA, encoded by the exons ATGATACTCCATCTCCATCAATATTGTTTGTATATTGATTGGTCCCCCACATCGAAATGCGAACCAATTAGCAAACCCAGAATGAGATTGCCACGTTTGAACCAGTCCAAGTTTAAGCCTAAcccttttccatttttg ATTGAAAGcaaagcagagagagagagagagatggcgAGGGGTAAGATCCAGATCAAGAGGATAGAGAACGCGACCAATAGGCAGGTGACCTATTCCAAGAGAAGGAACGGGCTCTTCAAGAAGGCCCATGAGCTCACTGTTCTCTGCGATGCCACGGTTTCTCTCATCATGGTTTCAAATTCCGGAAAAATCCATGAATACATCAGCCCCTCCACCAC AACAAAGCAATTTTTCGACCAGTTCCAGAAGACTAAGGGAGTCGATATTTGGAGCTCGCACTATGAG GCAATGCAAGAGCATTTGAAGAAGCTGAAAGAGGTGAATAGGAGTCTGCGGAAGCAGATCAg GCAAAGGGTACTAGGTGAATGTTTGAACGATATGAGTTTTGATGAACTGCGTGGTGTTGAGCAAGAAATGGAAGGCGCTGTTGAAGTTATTCGCAAGCGCAAG CTACGGAGTGCAACAGAAATTAACAGGAATCTCCGTGAATAT GATGCAAGGGACGACCCACATTATGGATTAGTTAAGAATGGAAGAGAGGATTATGAATCTGCTTTTGGCTACTCATCAAATGGAGGCCCTCGCATATTTGCTTAA
- the LOC117615739 gene encoding V-type proton ATPase subunit a3-like isoform X1, producing MAGECCPTMDLLRSEPMQLAQLIIPIESSRHAISYLGDLGLFQFKDLNAEKSPFQRTYATQIKRCGEMARRLRFFKEQMKKAGLSPSTRSTTGNDIDLDNMEVKLGELEAELLEINANNEHLQRTYSELLEYKLVLQKAGEFFNSAQSSAAAQQRQFERQHSIEKSIDSPLLLEQEMTTDPSKHVRLGFVSGLVPREKSMTFERILFRATRGNVFLQQAVVNDRVVDPVSGDKVEKNVFIIFYSGERAKNKILKICEAFGANRYPFTDDLGKQFQMITEVSGKLSELKITIDAGLLHRSSLLQTIGHQHELWNLLVKKEKSIYHTLNMLSIDVTKMCLVAEGWCPVYASNQIQNALQRASFDSSSQVGAIFQVLQTKESPPTYFRTNKFTSAFQEIVDAYGVAKYQEANPGVYTIVTFPFLFAVMFGDWGHGICLLLATLYFIIRERKFSSQKLGDIVEMTFGGRYVIMMMALFSIYTGLIYNEFFSVPFELFGPSAYGCRDQSCSDATTVGLSKVRGTYPFGVDPKWHGSRSELPFLNSLKMKMSILLGVAQMNLGIILSYFNAKFFGDNLNIWYQFVPQIIFLNSLFGYLSLLIIVKWCTGSQADLYHVMIYMFLSPTDDLGENQLFLGQKFLQILLLLSALVAVPWMLFPKPYLLKKQHEEVRLKRHQGQSYALLHGGDDPLEEDHHQSLHGHEEFEFTEVFVHQLIHTIEFVLGAVSNTASYLRLWALSLAHSELSSVFYDKILLLARGFNNVIILIIGIIVFICATVGVLLVMETLSAFLHALRLHWVEFQNKFYEGAGYKFYPFSFALLSEEDE from the exons ATGGCCGGAGAGTGTTGTCCAACGATGGATCTGCTGCGGTCGGAGCCAATGCAATTGGCGCAACTCATCATCCCTATCGAATCGTCTCGCCACGCCATCTCCTACCTCGGCGATCTTGGCCTTTTCCAATTCAAAGAT CTCAATGCGGAGAAGAGCCCATTCCAGCGAACATATGCCACTCAG ATCAAACGGTGTGGGGAAATGGCTCGCAGGCTACGTTTCTTCAAGGAGCAAATGAAGAAGGCTGGCTTGTCGCCCTCAACAAGGTCTACAACAGGCAATGATATTGATCTCGATAACATGGAG GTCAAACTCGGTGAACTTGAAGCGGAGCTACTAGAAATTAATGCAAACAATGAACATTTACAACGCACTTACAGTGAATTATTAGAATATAAACTTGTTCTGCAGAAG GCTGGCGAGTTTTTCAATTCAGCTCAAAGCAGTGCTGCAGCTCAGCAGAGACAATTTGAAAGGCAGCACAGTATTGAAAAATCCATTGACAGTCCATTATTACTCGAACAA GAAATGACAACAGATCCATCAAAGCATGTTAGGCTCGGGTTTGTTAGTGGTCTTGTTCCTAGAGAAAAATCGATGACCTTTGAAAGGATTCTGTTTCGTGCAACCCGGGGTAATGTGTTTCTGCAGCAAGCTGTGGTCAATGACCGTGTTGTTGATCCTGTGTCAGGAGATAAG GTTGAGAAGAATGTATTTATCATCTTCTATTCTGGAGAAAGAGCAAagaataaaattctaaaaatatgTGAAGCTTTTGGGGCAAACCGTTACCCATTTACAGATGACTTGGGAAAACAGTTTCAGATGATTACAGAG GTGTCTGGAAAACTTTCAGAGCTGAAGATTACCATAGATGCTGGACTCTTGCACAGGAGCAGTTTATTACAGACAATTGGCCATCAACATGAGCTGTGGAACCTTCTG gtgaagaaggaaaaatccATTTATCACACGTTAAACATGTTAAGCATTGATGTGACAAAAATGTGTCTTGTTGCAGAAGGTTGGTGTCCTGTATATGCATCAAACCAG ATTCAAAATGCGTTGCAGAGGGCATCCTTTGATAGTAGCTCTCAAGTTGGCGCCATTTTCCAGGTTTTGCAGACAAAGGAATCGCCACCAACATATTTCCGCACAAATAAATTCACTTCTGCTTTTCAAGAAATTGTGGATGCATATGG GGTTGCCAAGTATCAGGAGGCTAATCCTGGTGTATACACCATTGTCACATTCCCTTTCCTTTTTGCTGTAATGTTTGGAGATTGGGGCCATGGTATTTGCTTGTTGCTGGCAACACTATATTTCATAATCAGGGAGAGGAAGTTTTCTAGTCAG AAACTTGGGGACATTGTAGAAATGACATTTGGTGGCCGTTATGTTATTATGATGATGGCGCTGTTCTCAATTTACACAGGATTGATATATAATGAATTCTTTTCAGTCCCATTTGAATTATTTGGGCCATCTGCCTATGGGTGCCGTGACCAATCCTGCAG CGATGCTACTACAGTGGGTTTGAGTAAGGTCCGTGGCACTTACCCATTTGGTGTGGATCCTAAATGGCATGGTTCCCGGTCCGAGTTACCATTTCTTAACTcgttgaagatgaagatgtcAATCCTACTTGGAGTAGCCCAGATGAATCTTGGAATCATATTGAGTTACTTTAATGCAAAATTCTTTGGGGATAACCTGAATATCTG GTACCAATTTGTTCCTCagattatatttttaaacagCCTGTTTGGCTACCTTTCACTCCTAATTATAGTGAAATGGTGCACTGGTTCACAAGCTGATTTGTATCATGTAATGATATACATGTTCTTGAGTCCTACTGACGATCTCGGTGAAAACCAGCTTTTTTTGGGGCAAAAATTCCTTCAG ATTTTGTTACTACTATCGGCTCTTGTTGCTGTGCCATGGATGCTGTTTCCAAAGCCTTATCTGTTGAAGAAGCAGCATGAGGAGGTTCGCTTGAAA AGACACCAAGGTCAATCCTACGCGCTGCTTCACGGTGGTGATGACCCTCTTGAAGAGGATCACCATCAAAGTTTGCATGGTCATGAGGAATTTGAATTCACCGAGGTCTTTGTACACCAACTCATACATACCATAGAGTTTGTGCTCGGAGCAGTGTCTAATACAGCTTCATATCTACGTCTATGGGCACTCAG TTTGGCTCATTCAGAGCTGTCCAGTGTATTTTACGACAAGATTCTACTTCTAGCCAGGGG GTTCAATAATGTCATTATCCTAATCATTGGCATAATAGTTTTTATATGTGCAACTGTTGGAGTGCTTCTAGTGATGGAGACTTTGAGTGCATTTTTACATGCCTTGAGGCTTCACTGGGTGGAGTTCCAGAACAAGTTTTATGAGGGCGCTGGTTACAAATTCTACCCCTTTTCATTTGCGTTACTCAGTGAAGAGGATGAATGA
- the LOC117615739 gene encoding V-type proton ATPase subunit a3-like isoform X2, with amino-acid sequence MAGECCPTMDLLRSEPMQLAQLIIPIESSRHAISYLGDLGLFQFKDLNAEKSPFQRTYATQIKRCGEMARRLRFFKEQMKKAGLSPSTRSTTGNDIDLDNMEVKLGELEAELLEINANNEHLQRTYSELLEYKLVLQKAGEFFNSAQSSAAAQQRQFERQHSIEKSIDSPLLLEQEMTTDPSKHVRLGFVSGLVPREKSMTFERILFRATRGNVFLQQAVVNDRVVDPVSGDKVEKNVFIIFYSGERAKNKILKICEAFGANRYPFTDDLGKQFQMITEVSGKLSELKITIDAGLLHRSSLLQTIGHQHELWNLLVKKEKSIYHTLNMLSIDVTKMCLVAEGWCPVYASNQIQNALQRASFDSSSQVGAIFQVLQTKESPPTYFRTNKFTSAFQEIVDAYGVAKYQEANPGVYTIVTFPFLFAVMFGDWGHGICLLLATLYFIIRERKFSSQKLGDIVEMTFGGRYVIMMMALFSIYTGLIYNEFFSVPFELFGPSAYGCRDQSCSDATTVGLSKVRGTYPFGVDPKWHGSRSELPFLNSLKMKMSILLGVAQMNLGIILSYFNAKFFGDNLNIWYQFVPQIIFLNSLFGYLSLLIIVKWCTGSQADLYHVMIYMFLSPTDDLGENQLFLGQKFLQILLLLSALVAVPWMLFPKPYLLKKQHEERHQGQSYALLHGGDDPLEEDHHQSLHGHEEFEFTEVFVHQLIHTIEFVLGAVSNTASYLRLWALSLAHSELSSVFYDKILLLARGFNNVIILIIGIIVFICATVGVLLVMETLSAFLHALRLHWVEFQNKFYEGAGYKFYPFSFALLSEEDE; translated from the exons ATGGCCGGAGAGTGTTGTCCAACGATGGATCTGCTGCGGTCGGAGCCAATGCAATTGGCGCAACTCATCATCCCTATCGAATCGTCTCGCCACGCCATCTCCTACCTCGGCGATCTTGGCCTTTTCCAATTCAAAGAT CTCAATGCGGAGAAGAGCCCATTCCAGCGAACATATGCCACTCAG ATCAAACGGTGTGGGGAAATGGCTCGCAGGCTACGTTTCTTCAAGGAGCAAATGAAGAAGGCTGGCTTGTCGCCCTCAACAAGGTCTACAACAGGCAATGATATTGATCTCGATAACATGGAG GTCAAACTCGGTGAACTTGAAGCGGAGCTACTAGAAATTAATGCAAACAATGAACATTTACAACGCACTTACAGTGAATTATTAGAATATAAACTTGTTCTGCAGAAG GCTGGCGAGTTTTTCAATTCAGCTCAAAGCAGTGCTGCAGCTCAGCAGAGACAATTTGAAAGGCAGCACAGTATTGAAAAATCCATTGACAGTCCATTATTACTCGAACAA GAAATGACAACAGATCCATCAAAGCATGTTAGGCTCGGGTTTGTTAGTGGTCTTGTTCCTAGAGAAAAATCGATGACCTTTGAAAGGATTCTGTTTCGTGCAACCCGGGGTAATGTGTTTCTGCAGCAAGCTGTGGTCAATGACCGTGTTGTTGATCCTGTGTCAGGAGATAAG GTTGAGAAGAATGTATTTATCATCTTCTATTCTGGAGAAAGAGCAAagaataaaattctaaaaatatgTGAAGCTTTTGGGGCAAACCGTTACCCATTTACAGATGACTTGGGAAAACAGTTTCAGATGATTACAGAG GTGTCTGGAAAACTTTCAGAGCTGAAGATTACCATAGATGCTGGACTCTTGCACAGGAGCAGTTTATTACAGACAATTGGCCATCAACATGAGCTGTGGAACCTTCTG gtgaagaaggaaaaatccATTTATCACACGTTAAACATGTTAAGCATTGATGTGACAAAAATGTGTCTTGTTGCAGAAGGTTGGTGTCCTGTATATGCATCAAACCAG ATTCAAAATGCGTTGCAGAGGGCATCCTTTGATAGTAGCTCTCAAGTTGGCGCCATTTTCCAGGTTTTGCAGACAAAGGAATCGCCACCAACATATTTCCGCACAAATAAATTCACTTCTGCTTTTCAAGAAATTGTGGATGCATATGG GGTTGCCAAGTATCAGGAGGCTAATCCTGGTGTATACACCATTGTCACATTCCCTTTCCTTTTTGCTGTAATGTTTGGAGATTGGGGCCATGGTATTTGCTTGTTGCTGGCAACACTATATTTCATAATCAGGGAGAGGAAGTTTTCTAGTCAG AAACTTGGGGACATTGTAGAAATGACATTTGGTGGCCGTTATGTTATTATGATGATGGCGCTGTTCTCAATTTACACAGGATTGATATATAATGAATTCTTTTCAGTCCCATTTGAATTATTTGGGCCATCTGCCTATGGGTGCCGTGACCAATCCTGCAG CGATGCTACTACAGTGGGTTTGAGTAAGGTCCGTGGCACTTACCCATTTGGTGTGGATCCTAAATGGCATGGTTCCCGGTCCGAGTTACCATTTCTTAACTcgttgaagatgaagatgtcAATCCTACTTGGAGTAGCCCAGATGAATCTTGGAATCATATTGAGTTACTTTAATGCAAAATTCTTTGGGGATAACCTGAATATCTG GTACCAATTTGTTCCTCagattatatttttaaacagCCTGTTTGGCTACCTTTCACTCCTAATTATAGTGAAATGGTGCACTGGTTCACAAGCTGATTTGTATCATGTAATGATATACATGTTCTTGAGTCCTACTGACGATCTCGGTGAAAACCAGCTTTTTTTGGGGCAAAAATTCCTTCAG ATTTTGTTACTACTATCGGCTCTTGTTGCTGTGCCATGGATGCTGTTTCCAAAGCCTTATCTGTTGAAGAAGCAGCATGAGGAG AGACACCAAGGTCAATCCTACGCGCTGCTTCACGGTGGTGATGACCCTCTTGAAGAGGATCACCATCAAAGTTTGCATGGTCATGAGGAATTTGAATTCACCGAGGTCTTTGTACACCAACTCATACATACCATAGAGTTTGTGCTCGGAGCAGTGTCTAATACAGCTTCATATCTACGTCTATGGGCACTCAG TTTGGCTCATTCAGAGCTGTCCAGTGTATTTTACGACAAGATTCTACTTCTAGCCAGGGG GTTCAATAATGTCATTATCCTAATCATTGGCATAATAGTTTTTATATGTGCAACTGTTGGAGTGCTTCTAGTGATGGAGACTTTGAGTGCATTTTTACATGCCTTGAGGCTTCACTGGGTGGAGTTCCAGAACAAGTTTTATGAGGGCGCTGGTTACAAATTCTACCCCTTTTCATTTGCGTTACTCAGTGAAGAGGATGAATGA
- the LOC117614322 gene encoding protein EXPRESSION OF TERPENOIDS 1-like, whose translation MAGLFCLGGRDQAPTSSSKQEGRGGGGGDQERVEGGGGNLYLYRSSNEGQAEIYNKGFEIWPSQYHHPHQNLNYYSFGVDPSYNRRHLDNDDNDHNHNHNHNHNDVVSADDLSSGLRLAVMRQGGGGGLGGSSSSGMNCQDCGNQAKKDCPHMRCRTCCKSRGFQCQTHVKSTWVPAAKRRERQEQFSGLQQNQQQQEQQQQQLQFRGDNPKRQRESQGGAGSLACVRLPSNTSGLELAQFPSEVSSPAVFRCVRVSAMDDADDQYAYQTAVNIGGHVFKGLLYDQGPDGQYYPSSSTGGGGESSSGGRHDHQEGGGAHPHHQQHNLVTVAATAGTTSHGGNPSTTLLDPSLFPTPLNAFMAGTQIFPPPRS comes from the exons ATGGCTGGCTTGTTTTGCTTAGGCGGAAGAGATCAAGCTCCAACAAGCAGCAGCAAACAAGAGGGccgaggaggaggaggaggagatcAAGAAAGAgtggaaggaggaggaggaaacCTGTATTTGTACAGATCATCAAACGAGGGACAGGCCGAGATCTACAACAAGGGCTTCGAGATATGGCCTTCCCAGTATCATCACCCACACCAGAATTTGAACTACTACTCGTTTGGAGTGGATCCTAGTTACAACCGAAGACACTTAGACAACGACGACAACGaccacaaccacaaccacaaccacaaccacaacGACGTCGTCTCTGCGGATGATCTGTCTTCAGGATTGAGACTCGCGGTGATGAGGCAAGGTGGTGGGGGAGGGTTAGGAGGGTCGAGCAGCAGCGGCATGAATTGCCAAGACTGCGGGAACCAAGCCAAGAAAGACTGTCCTCACATGAGGTGCAGAACTTGCTGCAAGAGCCGAGGGTTTCAGTGCCAAACCCACGTCAAGAGCACTTGGGTTCCTGCTGCCAAACGCCGAGAGAGGCAAGAACAATTCTCTGGTCTGCAACaaaatcaacaacaacaagaacagcagcaacagcagctACAGTTTCGAGGAGACAATCCCAAAaggcagagagagagtcaAGGGGGGGCGGGCTCTCTTGCCTGCGTTCGTTTGCCATCCAACACGTCAG GGTTGGAACTGGCACAATTTCCATCAGAAGTGAGTTCACCAGCGGTGTTCCGTTGTGTAAGAGTAAGTGCAATGGACGATGCAGATGACCAGTACGCCTATCAAACGGCTGTCAACATCGGAGGCCATGTATTCAAGGGACTTCTCTACGATCAAGGCCCCGATGGTCAATATTACCCAAGTTCTAGCactggaggaggaggagaaagcTCCTCAGGCGGCCGTCATGATCATCAAGAAGGCGGAGGAGCCCATCCACATCATCAGCAACATAATCTGGTTACAGTCGCAGCCACTGCCGGCACCACCAGCCACGGCGGAAACCCATCTACTACGTTGCTCGACCCATCACTCTTCCCAACTCCACTCAATGCTTTCATGGCTGGTACGCAAATCTTCCCACCCCCAAGGtcttag